In Streptomyces sp. TLI_146, the genomic stretch CGCCCGGTCGTCACCGGCCTGCGCCGCGACGACCAGCCCCGCGTGGTCCGCGTCCATGAGCCCCATTCCCACCTTCCTCAGGGGAGCGGCCTTCCCGCAGGGAAACGATCCGCCGAGTACGGCGCCTCACCTTAGCGTCGGCAAGGTACGCGGCCAAAGCCTGCGCCGTAGGCCCACGGACCGGCCCGTACCGGCTTTGGAGGGGCTGGTACCACGCGGTGTGGACTTGCCGGTGATGCTTCATGGTCCATGCTCCATGGCCGACTCCCACAGATCATCTGGGTGCGTTCGAGTAGTCGGCGGCCAACTCGTGGAAGTGATCACTGTGATGCACCCGCTTCCGGCAGCACCCACCGGCACACGCAAGAAGACCCCGCACCCAGCGAAGTGGCTGGTGGCGGGGTCTTTAGGCACCTACTGAAAGGTGCCCCCGGCAGGATTCGAACCTGCGCACACGGCTCCGGAGGCCGGGTGAGGGCTGGCGGTGGTTGCTGCGCTGACCTGCTGCTGGGCGGTCGCCCGGGGGTCTGGCGAGGAAGATCATCACGTCCCTATTACGTGGGGCCCGATGTGCGCTTGCTCGTACGGCCGTATCGTCGAGTGCATGATCTCGGGCGACGGCAGCACGCAGGGCGGCGCGACGGAGTTCACGGCGGAGGCGGTGGGTTCCGTGCTCCAAGAGGCTTGTCGGCAGGCCGACTTGGAGCCATCGGGTGCTGAGTTGGTGCGGCTGGGGTCGAACGCGGTGTACCGGCTGGCGGCCGTGCCTGTGGTCGTGCGAATAGCCCAGGACCTGGACGCGCTGGGGGAGATGCAGCGGGTCGTGCGGCTGGCCCGTTGGCTGGAGGCGGAACGCTTTCTGGCGACTCGGGTATGGGGCAGCTTCGAGCAGCCGCTCGTGGTCGCCGGCCGTGTGGTGACGTTCTGGGAGAGCGTCCAGGAGCGCGAGGAGTACGGGACGGTCGGGGAACTGGCCGATCTGCTGCGGCGGCTGCACTGGCTGGAGGAGCCGGAGTCGCTGAGACTGCCGTACTTCGATCCGTTCGCGAAGCTGTCGGGCTCGCTGCGGCGGTTAGACGGGGTGAGCGGCGTATCCGGCGAGGACCGGGAGTTCCTGGATGAGCGGGCCGGGCGCTTGCAGAAGGAGTACGACCGGATCGACTTCGTGCTGCCTTTCGGGATGATCCATGGGGACGCGAACGTCGGCAACGTGCTGCGGCACCGGAACGGCTCGGCTGTCCTGATCGACCTGGACGGCTTCGCTCTGGCACCGCGGGAGTGGGATCTCGTCCTCACGGCGATGTACTACGAGCGGTACGGCTGGCACACGCGTGAGGAGTACCGGGAGTTCGTCTACCGCTACGGCCTCGACCTGATGAACTGGCCTGGGTACTCCGTGCTCGCGGACGTGCGCGAGCTGATGATGGTCGCGTGGATGGGGCAGCAGGTGGCGACAAGCGCCAAGTCGGCGGGGGAGTTCGCCCGCCGGGTGCAGTCACTTCGGACGGGGGAGGGACGGCGGGAGTGGAAGCCGTTCTGATGGGTGGCGGCTCGCGTCACCTGGTGGCGAGGCTCGTGGTTGCGATCCACAGTCGGTGCTCGGCGGCCTGGTCCTCGAAGTTCCTCACGACGGCTGAGGAGTTCCCCGTACGGGAGAGATGGGCGCGGAACTCCGCCAGGTAGCTCACGCAGCGAGCGGACTTCAATTGCTCCCCGAGATCTAGCGCGTCCAGAGCCACTCGGCAGGCTTCCTCCGGCTCTCCAGCCCGTAGATGGGCGTCCGCCAGGATCATGGTCGCGAAGAAGTCGCTCCGTACGTGGTTGCCGCTCATCGCGTTCTCGGCGTTGGCGACGGCTTGCCGGGCGCTGTTCACGTCGCGGAAGCAGTGCGCGGCCTCGGCCGCGAGCTCGGTCGTGTCGAAGTACGAGATCCACTCGGGCTCGTCGTCGCTGTTCTTGCTGTCGAGCGCGTTCGTGGCGGCCACCAGGGCGCGCTCGGTGGCCTTGCAGTCGCCCGTACGAGCGAGGGCGCGAGCCTCCATTGCGTGGAACTGGGCCCGGAGCGTCGGCGTCGCCACGGTGGAGATGCCCATGAGGGCGGCGCGTGCGAGCGTGGCGGCCTGCGTGTACCAGCCGAGGAAGGTCGCCTGGTGGCTCATGGCCGAGAGGATGCTTCCGGCGAGACGCCGGTCATTGGCGTCCTGGGCGAGCCGGAGGGCTTGGAGGAAGTACCGCTGCGCGAGTCCGTGGTGGCAGGCGTCATACGACATCCAGCCGGCCAGGAGCGTGGCCTCGGCGACGGCGGAGAAGAGCACGCGGCCGACCGCTTCCGTGTACTGCCCGGTGAGGAGCGGTGCCACGTCCCGGCTCAGATACTGGATCACGGCGTGCCGCGCGTGATCGCCACCGAAGCGATCGTCGAGCTGGGCGAACATGTCGCTGGTCGCCTTGATCGTGGCCACGTCGGCCAGTCCGACGCGGACGCGTCTCCCGTCTTGGTCGCTGGGGAAGGCTGGCTCCGGCGCCACGAGCCACCGAAGGGAAGCCTCGTTCCACGCGGGCTCGGAGGGTTCGGCGGTGAGGAGTGGTTCGTACCCGTTGAGGTCCGCGCGCCACAGCCGATCGACGTTGTCAAAGGCGGCTTCGGGGCTTGCTGGGTACGAGGCATCGAGCAGACCGGAGTCCTGGCTCCCGACATGGTTGAGCCCGAGCTCGGCCGCACTGACCCCGAGTGCAGTGCAGATCAACGGGCCGTAGAACTCGTCGGGGACGCTGTGGCCGTTCTCCCAACTGGCAATGCGTCGCTTCACGCTGGCATCGGCCGGGAGCTGGTGTCCGCAGTGCGCGGCGAGCGTACGCAGCTCGCGGACCAGCCGCGGTTGGCTCCAACCGCGATTCGTCCGGGCCGTGCGTAAGTGGCTGCCGACTGACTGTGTCGGGTCCGTGGTCGTCGCCCCCTCCATAGCGCCGCGACGGTGCCTGAGTTTCCCGCGCGTCTGAATGTACGGACTCGAAAGCGCCGATGTGAGGGGCAGACCGTAGTTCGGTGAACCGGGCGAGCGGGTGACGGGGGATGACGAGCCCGTCAGGTGGGCGTCATCCCCCGTCGCCACTCGTCATCTGCCCAGCTCAGGGGCCTTGGCGAGAGCCTGTCTCCACGCCGGTTGACTGCCGCCGGGTGAGAGCGACTTGGGGTGAGATGACGTGCAGAGGATGACCAAGAGGGGTGTCGAGTGGCTATCGGCTGCGTCGGAGGAGCCGAGCGTATGCCAGGCGGTCTGGCGGGAGAATCCGCGGCTTCCCTACCTGTTGCCCACCGGGCGTCTCTTCGACGTCGTGGTGGTTCCCCAGCGGGTCGGGCTTGAGGTCTTCGATCAACTGGTGCGCCGACAGATGCCGGTTGGGCCGGTCATGACCGACCGGAGGGCTCAGCAAGTGGGCTTCTTCCTCAACTCCGACTGGCGGAAGTCGTTCGAGGACTTCGTGTGCAGGGAGACGGACAGTCCGCCCGAGTACAAGTACCTCGACGACGGCTCCTATGTCGTCGTGCCGGGTCCGATGCCCCTGGCGGGCGACCGGTACGAATGGCTCCGCGCGCCCCTTCGCCGGCCGGAAGCCAACCCGCAGCGCCCGGCCGCGCTGGCGGTCATGCTCGTCGCGGCGGCTGACCTGGTCGCTCGGGTCGAGCACTACGGCGAGCGGTACTCGACACCTGCGGCTGTGGCGAGCCAGGTCCTGGAGGAGGCTGGGCCCGATGCGCAGTGAGGGCGAGCCGGACAACGACACGGCTCACTGGTCGCCGTTGGACAGCGACTCCTGGTACGCCGCGCGGAACGCGACGGCTGCCCTCCGCGACGTCCTCACGGCGGCGGGCATGGAACGGGACTTCCCGTACCTGAGAGCGGAATCGAATGCCTTCGGTCACGGCCTGGTCGAGCTGGGCCGTGTGTCCCCGGTGACGGCGGAGCGCCTGGCGGAACTGCTGCGCCTGGCGGCTGCGTGCGCCCGGACTCCGGACGGCACGTGCAGCCAGAGCCCGAGCCAGTAGGAGCGGAGAGGGGTAGACGAGATGACAGACCCACGAGGAGTGGTGGCGCGTCGGGCAGAGGACTTGGAGCCCGGGGTGCCGTACGTACGAGGCTGGCTGAGGGCCCGGCGTGGAGCGATGGCCTTGGCAGAACAACTGGCAGGGCTCGGCCTGGACACGGACTTCCCCGGCCTGAAGGCGGACGTGAACGTGAGAGGCGAGGGCCTGGTGTGCCTGGGCGCGATACGCCCGGAGACGGCTGAGTTGCTGGCGGAGCTGATCACGGCAGGGTTGTCCGCTGAGATGGCTGCTAAGGCGAAGCGCTCCGAGGCTCCAGCTGCCTGACTGATCCCCGTATCTGTGGTCGGCCCCCGCGACGGGCCGGGACCGGCGCCCCAGCGCCGCAGCCCGGCTTGGCGCGGGGGCCGACCACGCCATTGAGGTCAGAGCCGAGGCGCAGGCAAGGACCACAGAGTGAGCGACACCGCTGCGTATCCAACGGCACGACGACAGACGCGACTTGAGGTCTGAGCACCTTGTCGCAACATCTGCTAATGTCGTCGTCGTGAAGGGGTGTGAGGCTGAAGAAGCCCGTTGCGGTTCGTGACCGCTGGCATCCACAGAAGAGGGAGGTCCGGGTTCGAGTCCCGGCGGGTAGCTTAACTGGAAGAGCGCCCTCTTTTCACTTCTACCACCCTGCTCTCTGCATTGCTGCGGTTCCCTCAGCGTTGGTCAGATTGAGCGCCTGGTAGTAGCTGCGGAGGAAGCCCGCCAACTTTCTTTTACGCTGTGCAATGTGGACCAGCTGCGGGTGTTCGGAGACGAAGTCTTCGAGTGCAACGTCGGCCCACGTGTCGCGTGAAAGACCGTCCCTGAGCGCGAAGTTCATTTCCTGTGATATCCGCTTTGTTACCGCTAGTGCTAGCACTAGCTCTCCGTGTGAGAAAGTAACGGGGACGCCGATCTTAACGCGGGTAGCCGGGGAATCGCCCGTTACTTTCATCCACTGGGCGAGTGCCCTATGAGATAGATTATTGGCTGCCGTGACAAGTCCCTGCTGGGGTTTTCCGCCTGCATGAATCACTGCGTTACGCATGCGGCGAATCAGGTGGTATTGCTCGATAGAATCACTTGGGAGCTGTTTACCGATCTTCTGTTCGAACAGCCCATGCATAGACGATGCACGTGCATTTCTTATTTCCGCTGAAGTGATTTGCCCATCCCTGAGTAAGAGGGCGAAGCAGGTATTGGCGAAGTCCTCATGAATGGCGAGGGCGTAGGGTACAGCCATAGCGCCTAGGTGCTGCTCCGCTTGAGACAGCAGCGAGCGGGCATTCGCCGTCGTGAGGTTCATGCGCCGAATATGGGGCACTGCCGGGAATATCTCGGGCAGAAGGCGAGTGCTGCCATCGGTCAGGCTCAGCGTGTTCTCTGCGAGGCGGGAGCCTGCCAGTAGTGCCATCATGGCATCGCTCGCCCTGACTCTCTCCTGGTCGTATGCTCGGTACTCGGGGAAATGTACGACGGTCACGTTTGCCCTCTCATACCGTTAGCCAGAGATAGTCGTCTTTGCCGATAACGCCTTCGAATTTCGGAACACGTAGACCTTTGCTGAAAACCGCATACTCGACCCCTAAGTGACGCACCTGCGCACTGTGCGATATTTCGAACTGAATGCACCGGTGATTGGGGTACAGGCTTTCTGTAATCCGGCTCTCGGCGTCGTAGGTCAGAATCCATTTAATGGGACTCGTGGACAAGACCGATGCTAGTTCGTTGTGGTCTTCTGAACTAAGGCTGTCCATGTAGAGACGGTCGCCCTGTACTAGGTATGGCGGGTCTACATACGCTACGACATTCTCACCCAGGTACTCAAGGCTCTGGAGGTGATGCCGGCCATCCTGTTGCGACAAGGAGACGCGGTCTCGATGCGATCCAAGCAGTTCTATACGCTTTGCTAGCGCTTCACGGTTGAAGCGTGCATCTATCTTCCACTTACCTTTCTGCTCGAATCCTCCGATGGGGCGAGCTCGAAGGATTCCCGATCGGTTGCTTCGGTTCAGGAAGAAGGTCGCAAACCCGAGCTCTAGATCGTCTTTTCCTAAAGGCGCAGCGTACGTGTCGGCGGCCATACGCCAACTTTCGATCGTCACCTCGGCGTCGCGTACCATAGCCGCGAATTCGCCGGTCCTGGTAAAAACACACCGCCAGAAGGCGGCGATTCCTGGATCTGCATCATTCAGATGTATGTGATCTACGGTGCCGTCAATGAGAAGTTTAAGTGCAGCGCCAGCGCCTCCACAGAACGGTTCCGAATAGTGAGTTGGTCGGGGATTCTGGGAGTCAATCAGGTGTTTGATATATCCGGCTAGGCGAGCCTTTCCGCCTGGGTAACGGAGAGGGCTAATGTATCTCGTCATTTGGGATTTTCCCCCAAATACTCGTCCAGCTTTAGGAGCATGGGTGTGTAAACCACGCTGAGTGTCGTGATATCCACGATCATGGGTTGGACGTCCCATTGATGCATGAAGCTGTGTAGATTTTTAACAGACAAAGCACCGTCGTTCTGAGACATCCTGCGTGCTTCGTCGAGCTTCCTGTCCGTACTTTCTGGGTCGATATGGCGTAGAGCGACCCCGATTCGATCCCGCAGCTTGTCTTGCCGTCGACGCCAATCCTGCCTTTCTGCTGCCTCTGTCACGGCGATGTCGATGACGGCGCGGATCATGATGGCTGCAACGTTTGGCGACTCGGCGATGACAATTTTCTTCGCCTCGTTCAGGATCTTTGCCGTCCTAGGGCTGATATTCCGCATGACGACATTTTGAAAGACGCGTTTGTCTTGTTGAGGTCTATTGGGTCCCGAGGCTCTTGGGCTGGCGTGTGTGGAGAGTTGACTTTGTGTTTGGGTGGCGGCAGGGGGGCTCGACGTTTTCTGCTTTGGCGTGAAGCGGGGATGAACCAGGCGCTGAGAATTCTGTGGTAGATCATCTTTGATTGCGCCGAGATACTCGCTACGCTGGTCCTTGCTCTTCACCCTAGATACCGAGAGGTGGGTTGCCAAGTCAGAGAACAGACGTCGCACCGAGTTATGCATTGCTTCCGGCTCATACTCGGCCAGGATTCCGTCATCCCGGAAGTCAAACCCCAGGGAATTCCTGACTTTAGGGTCGGAAAGCAGGCGAGCGAGAGTGGTGAGCCGCGTCGAGCGAACAATCTCTATGTCGCGCAACAACTTCTCGTCGAGGCTGTACCACTCCGATACTTGCTGCATAAAGCGCAGGGCTTTTTCGGTAGGGGTTTTCTTCTCTGCGAAACGTGTCTTTTGTTCGGTGGTCCAGGGCTGGATTCCGACACCCTCGTTTTCGCCGGTGTGTCTAAGGGTGATCCAGTGACGTGCTTCTTCCCTGCTCTCCGCCACCACGCAGCGTACGGATTTAGGGTAAGAATGGCGGCGCGCGGAAATTGCAAACATTTGCCGAATGCGAGGATCTTCGACTAAGGATGGATCGGCAAGCGCCTTGAGTGCCGCGATTCTACGGTTCCCCTCGATGATGACTGGATGGTCGTCTTCATAGACTACGACAGGGAATTCGGTGGGATTAACTCCCTTTTGGGCGATGTCTTGAGCCAATCGCAATAGCTTCTCGGGGTCCTTCCCAAGCAGAGCTGCGATGGCTTCGCGTGTCGTTGGTGTCGGCACAGCATGTCGGGGGTTGTTACCGTCCAGTCGTAAGTCCGCCACCGCGAAGTCCCTCTGTTCCATGGGGAGATGATCGCATCGTGGAGCCGCTGCGTGGTAGCGGTCGTCAAAGATCGCTGTGGATGCTCGGTGGAACAACCGGTTGGCGGAACGGGTTTGGCCGGGGGCCTGTCCGGTCTGGGGAGCTGGCCGTGAAGCCGACCGGCCCCATCCGCAGCGTCCCCCTTCTCCGACGTCAGGCCGCTGATCGCTGTGCCCGCGGCACGGGCACCGGTCTTAGCTCCGAGCGGTGAGCGAAGCGAGCCGCCTTGATTAAGTAGAGAAAGTCTGAGCCAGGTGCCGCGTCAGAGCGTGTACGAGAGTTCCAAGTCATCCCCCGGGAGGTGGAACTCCTCCAAGGCGAGCGGCCTGCCCCCGGTCCTCAGCGTCACCCGCAGGATGTGGAGCATTGGCACCCCGTT encodes the following:
- a CDS encoding bifunctional DNA primase/polymerase; the encoded protein is MTKRGVEWLSAASEEPSVCQAVWRENPRLPYLLPTGRLFDVVVVPQRVGLEVFDQLVRRQMPVGPVMTDRRAQQVGFFLNSDWRKSFEDFVCRETDSPPEYKYLDDGSYVVVPGPMPLAGDRYEWLRAPLRRPEANPQRPAALAVMLVAAADLVARVEHYGERYSTPAAVASQVLEEAGPDAQ
- a CDS encoding DNA adenine methylase, with product MGRPTHDRGYHDTQRGLHTHAPKAGRVFGGKSQMTRYISPLRYPGGKARLAGYIKHLIDSQNPRPTHYSEPFCGGAGAALKLLIDGTVDHIHLNDADPGIAAFWRCVFTRTGEFAAMVRDAEVTIESWRMAADTYAAPLGKDDLELGFATFFLNRSNRSGILRARPIGGFEQKGKWKIDARFNREALAKRIELLGSHRDRVSLSQQDGRHHLQSLEYLGENVVAYVDPPYLVQGDRLYMDSLSSEDHNELASVLSTSPIKWILTYDAESRITESLYPNHRCIQFEISHSAQVRHLGVEYAVFSKGLRVPKFEGVIGKDDYLWLTV
- a CDS encoding phosphotransferase family protein; amino-acid sequence: MISGDGSTQGGATEFTAEAVGSVLQEACRQADLEPSGAELVRLGSNAVYRLAAVPVVVRIAQDLDALGEMQRVVRLARWLEAERFLATRVWGSFEQPLVVAGRVVTFWESVQEREEYGTVGELADLLRRLHWLEEPESLRLPYFDPFAKLSGSLRRLDGVSGVSGEDREFLDERAGRLQKEYDRIDFVLPFGMIHGDANVGNVLRHRNGSAVLIDLDGFALAPREWDLVLTAMYYERYGWHTREEYREFVYRYGLDLMNWPGYSVLADVRELMMVAWMGQQVATSAKSAGEFARRVQSLRTGEGRREWKPF
- a CDS encoding ParB/Srx family N-terminal domain-containing protein; the encoded protein is MEQRDFAVADLRLDGNNPRHAVPTPTTREAIAALLGKDPEKLLRLAQDIAQKGVNPTEFPVVVYEDDHPVIIEGNRRIAALKALADPSLVEDPRIRQMFAISARRHSYPKSVRCVVAESREEARHWITLRHTGENEGVGIQPWTTEQKTRFAEKKTPTEKALRFMQQVSEWYSLDEKLLRDIEIVRSTRLTTLARLLSDPKVRNSLGFDFRDDGILAEYEPEAMHNSVRRLFSDLATHLSVSRVKSKDQRSEYLGAIKDDLPQNSQRLVHPRFTPKQKTSSPPAATQTQSQLSTHASPRASGPNRPQQDKRVFQNVVMRNISPRTAKILNEAKKIVIAESPNVAAIMIRAVIDIAVTEAAERQDWRRRQDKLRDRIGVALRHIDPESTDRKLDEARRMSQNDGALSVKNLHSFMHQWDVQPMIVDITTLSVVYTPMLLKLDEYLGENPK